The region GCCTCGGTCTGGTCGCCGAGGTAGGACCATTTCGGCCGTTCGGGGGACGGGGGAAGCAGGCGGGAATTGTTGCACATGGCGGCGGCGCGTAAAACCAGACGCAAATCCTCTTTCCAACGGCCGGATGGAACGGGGGAAAAACCCCCTTTCAGCTCGTATCCGGAGCCGGAAACCCGGTATTGCCGGCCGCCCGACCAGATCTCACGGACGGTCATCTGGTTTTGAGTGAGGGTGCCGCTCTTATCCGTGCAAATGACGGAAACGGTTCCGACGGTTTCCATCATGGCCAGGCTTTTCACCAGCACCCCGCGGCGGGTCAAGCGCTGAACGGCGATCGCCAGGGATATCGTCAGCGTGGGGACCAATCCTTCCGGGATGACAGCGACGATAATGCCGATCGCCAGCAGGAACGCGCTAAGCCAGGGAATCCCTTCCTCGGTCACGCCCCACAAGAAGCAAAGAGCGCCGATTCCCAGCGCCGCCAGGGAGAACAGGCGCGTGATCCGGCTCATTTCGGCCTGCAGGCGGCTTTGCTGCGGGGGAGTCTCCTGAGTCAGGCGGGCGATCCGTCCGAACTGGGTCAGCGAACCGGTGGAATACACCACCGCCCGGGCCGTCCCGGAAGCGACGGAGGTTCCGGCAAAGATCAAATTCGGACGCTCGACTTCGGTCATTTCCGTCAACGGCGAGGCATCGGCGGATTTTCGGACGGGCAGGGTTTCTCCGGTGAGTGCGGCGTTGTTCACCCGCAGTCCGAATTCCTCGACGACCCGGGCGTCGGCGGGGATGTTGTCGCCCTCTGCCAGCACCAGAATGTCGCCCGGGACGATCTCGGAGGTCGGCAGACTGGATTCCACTCCCTCGCGAAGAACCCGCGAATAATCGGGCAGGAGCTTCTCGAGGGAGGAGATGGCTCTCTCCGCGCGGTACTCCTGCCAAAAAGAAAAGACGGCATTGACCACCACGACGAGCCAAATCACGGCCCCCAACACCGGCCGGCCTCCGATCAACGCGACCGTACCGGCGGCCCACAACAGCAGAGCCATCGGGTGCGAGACCTGGGAGAGCAGATGCTTGTAGTCGATGGAGACGGGCTTGACGACATGCAGGCGGTTGGGTCCGTAGAGCGAGAGCCGAGACGCCGCCTCCTCGACGGAGAGTCCCTCCGGACCGGTTTCCAAAGCGGCATAGACATCGATCGGGCGGAGGGAAAAAATGGGGGCCGAAGGCATTGGAGAGTGGCTAGTTCAGCAGGAGGTCCCGACTCATTGTTGTGACCCCCGATCGAGCATCGATTCGGGGAAGGCTACGTCTACGTGTCGTTTTCATCCGGTTCTGCGGTTTCCTTCGGGCGTCCGCCCACCTGCAATTCGCTCGGCGGCTTGTTGTTCAGATATTGCTGCAACAACGAGGGCGCTTCCGGATGATCGACATGCACCGCCTCGTCATATTCCCCGGCGGGCGCAGGCGGTTCAAACCGCATAGGACGCCGGACTCCGAAGATCTCGAAAAAGCGGCTGATCCCGATCAGAATCTGATATCGATATTCCTGCATCCGCAGGGATTGCCATTCGACGATCGAAGCCATCGATCCCTGAACCCGGGCCTTTTCCCTGACGATGCGGTGGATTCTATCCGGTGCGCGCAGACCCGCCGGAGAAATCAGAATTGCATGCGCCGCCAGGATCAAAAGGCTGAAGCTGATCAAGACGACCCAACCGCCTTCGCTCCATTTCCCGACGATCTGACCGATGAACACTAATGCGGAAAGGATTCCGGAAAATCCGGCGGCGAGCGCACCCCAGAATCGTTTGCGGCCGGTGTAGGTCCGAAGGATATGCTGCCGGACGGCGAAACCCATCACCATGATCGGCATGAAAACGCCGATTCCATAGTACGGCACCGCCAGAGTCTGCTCCGCGCGGACAAGGAACATGATGATCAAGGCGGCGACGTATCCGGCGGTGACGGACCTCGTAAAGGTTCCCGCCGGATTGCGATGAACGACGATTTCCGGAATCTCGCCGATGGCGACGTCGCGCCAAGCTGTGGCTTGCAGATCCTGGAATGCGGTCATCGAGGCCGAGGCCAGCAATGCGACCGCCAGCAGTTGGTATATCCAGAAGAGAAACGATCCATCGAGGATGTTGAACCCGGGAATTTGTCCGAACCCGATAAACGCGAGGTTGCCCACCAGAGTCCGCCCAAAGGTATCGTCAAAGACATTGAAGCGGATGGAGAAAAAGGTGAGCAGGAGTGTGGTGATTCCGCCGTAGAAGAGGAACGAGGTCTGGACAAACCGGCCGACGCCCGACTTTCCAGAATAGAAATTCCACAGGCTCTTGAACCGGGGGAGATGCTTTTTGCCCCACACCACGATGCCGGCGTCTTTGTCCATAACGAATTGGATGCCGTTCGACATCGCTTCCAAGCCGGTGAGAGCCACCAAGCCCTTCATCGAGGCAGTAAGCATATGGTACATCGCTTGGAGCAGGGAGACGGGCTCCGGATTTTCTGTCACGGAAACGGGGGGAACTCCCCGGATATCCGCAAGGAGCAGGCCGGCGAACATCGTGATTGTCAGGAAGCCGAAAACGCCCAGAAGCACGAACGTGACCCGCGCCGATTCCCCGCGGCCGCGGATGGTCAGATACCATGTCGTGGTCACCAAGCCGGCACCGATGAGGAAGTGCCAGATCCAGTCAATTCCCTTCGCCTGCAGGACCGAAAGCAACTGGTCCACGCCGGACAGGGACGAAACGACGATGGTGAAAATGTAATCCTGGATCAGGACCACGGCCACGATCAGGCTGAGGGTCGGCAATAGGTAACGCATCGAGGCGGTGTAGGAGCCGCCGCCCTCGTTGAAGATTCCGAGTGAGTACATATACAGCAGGCCGAACACGATGTTAGCGAAGGCGATGACGATCACCGCAATGTAGGCGTACGGCTGCAAACCATACGGGTGAAGCGCACGCATCATCTCACCGGTGGCGTAGTAATAAGATGTGAAATAATCGACGCCGAACAGCGCTACCGCCGCAAGGAGCCCGATCTGACCAGCGCCGTGGACCTTGGCGTCCTCCTGGCATTCACGAGGGGAGATGCGGAAGGCGATGATGATAAAGGCGGCAAGCAGGATTACGGAAAGCATGGGATGGATGACCTGGTTTCTACGGATGGAGGGCGCGGGCGGGCGTCCCTCCGCTACTTTTTCGCGGATTGGAACGTCTGCTCCAGCTGGTTTAGCTCGACAAGGATGTGGTTGCGGGTGGAGACGCTTAACCGCGTATCCTGGGCGATTTTAACGGCCTCCTCCTGGCAGGCCCGGACGACGAAGGCCGGGACGAACATGATCCGCCCGGCCGGAATCACCTCGAAGGGGTACGCCTTCAGCTTCAGGCTTTGATCGTCGAAATAGGGCAGGGTGATCGACAGTCCGCGGTTCAGGTCTTGGGCGGCGGCCCGGCGCCGGATGGTTTGGATGATTTCTCCGGTTTGATAGACGGCCAGAGCCCGTCCCTGGTTCACCAGCTGGCCAAGCATCCCGTACCGCTTGCGCCGGTATTCGTCGTCGGCCACGAAATAAGCCGCCAGCCCGACCGCCGTGTGCAGGACTTGCAGGAAATTCTGCATCGATGCGACGGCGGCTTCGGCTTCGGCCGGCCCGCCGACCAGCAGCTTGCCGTCCCGGTCGAACGCGATCCACTGCGGCAGGAAGAAACGCCGCGCATACGGGACGAAGGGAACTTGCACGGCGCCGCGGCCGGCTTCCGCGGAGCCTTCCTCCACGATCGCGTCGGTGGCCTCGGTGATGGCGGATCCGACGTCGGGCAGGGTGGGATCCGGCTCCGAGGGGATCTCTTCGTCATGGAGGGCGACATAGTTAACGGAACGGCCTGCGGGAAGCAGGCGGCTGATCATGTGGCGGCAGGTGGCGAAACGCATCACCCCGGCCGCGGCGGCGATCCCCGGAATGGGGTGCTGCTCCAACTCCTTGAACCTCGTGCGCAGGACGACGGTCAGATCCGTGCGCGTCAGCCGGTCAACCAATCCGCCGGCCATTTGCTCCCGCTCCTCGGGAGGAATGGTTTCCATCTTTCCGGATTTGGGGTCCACCACCACCCGATCGGGAAGGGTAAACTTTATTTGGGAGGGTTTCTGCAAAATCGTTTCGGCGAGGAATCCCGCCTGTGCCTCGAAAAACCTCTGCAGCATCGCCGGCTGGGCTTCGAACAGGCCGTGTTGAGTTCGATATTCCTGATGAAGGAATTCGGCCGTTTTTTCGATCATGGAGTGCGGACGGGTTTCAGGCATTGGCGCCTCGACTTTCGGCAGCCGGCGGCGCAGCCAGAGGGACTCCGGACGAAGGCTGCCAAACCGGACACGAAGCCGGATTATACGACCGCGGGATCGGGTGTCAATCCTCAACCTTCGCCAGCGGGACAACGCGCACGGAGGGCATTTTTTGTAACGGTTTTCGCATAGTCACTATTAGTTTATTTTTTAGTATCTCCTCAGCCCCCCGTCCCTTCCCTTTCCTCACCCCCAACCCCACAACCCCTTCCCCCTCTCCCTCTCCTGGCATAAGTCAGGAGAGGGAGAAGGGGTCAGGGGATAGGGGTGAGGATGGAAAAGAGCAGGATTTCATTTTAGTATTACTGAGGCTGAGCAGATACATTTTTTAAAAATAATTTTCTTAAAAACGTGACTTCCCTCGTTGCGGTTCTGTATTGCCATGTCACTTTGATAACTGCAATTTGTTTAAATTCGAAACCATCAAACTCAAGCGATGGGCTGGGAGGATGGGATCAGTGGAGAATAATTAGGATTTTTTCGGCTTTTTCCAACGAGTAAGTGCCACACGAAAAAAAGGATAGGGCTCGGCGATTTTCCCGCCGAACCCTATCTCAAGCCCGCTTCTCAGCCTTCGCCTTTATAAACGCGGATCAATTTTTCAAATAGGTCCAGAGCGGATTCGCGGGATCTCTGGAATGCGTTGCGTCCAATCATTTGCCCCGCCGCTCCGGCGTTCCGGATGGCGGAGGCTTCCTTCAGGATGATGTCGGCGTCTCCCCGCGGCCCGCCCGAAAAAAGGACGATCCGCCGGCTTTGGAACGCCCCTTGCATGACGTGGCGGATGCGGTCCTCCAACGTGCCGAGCTTGACTCCGTGTTTTTCGTAGAGGATGCGGGTATCCTCGTGTTCGATGCGCTCGGTCGGCAGCTTCAGGTAGAGGATGTGGGCGCCCATCTGCGCGCCCAAGTGGGCGGCGTAGGTGGTGATGTCGGCGGCTGTCTCGGCCTCCTTGGGAATGTTCGCGCCGCGCGGATACGACCAGCAGATGACCGGCAGGCCGACCCGCTTCGCCTCGCGCACAACTTCGCGCATCTGCTCGTAGAGGATCCGGCGGTTGTTGGTGCCGGGATAGATGCCGAACCCAACCCCGGCGCATCCCAGCCGCAAGGCATCCTCGACGACGGCGATCTGGGCCAGCATCGGGTCCGCATCCCTGTGCAGTTGGTCGCGGCCGTTCAATTTCAGGATGAAGGGGATCTGGCCGGCATAATCGGCCGCCACAGCCTCCAGAAAGCCGAGCGGCGCGACGTAGGCGTTGCATCCGGCTTCGATCGCCAACTCGATGTGGTACCGCGGATCGTAGGCGGCGGGATTGTTGCTGAAGGACCGGCCGGGTCCGTGTTCGAATCCCTGGTCGGCCGGCAGCATCAGAATCCGGCCCGTCCCGGACAGCTTGCCGTGGCACAGGATCCGGTACAGATTGGTCCGCACTCCTGGATTCTCGGAGGCATACCAGCTGAGCATTTCGTCGATGCGGTTCATAGCCTGCTCTCCTCGCGCAAATCCACCGCCGCCGCGCCGGGCGGGAAGGGGGTTGCGGGGTGCTAATACAGGAACATCGGCTTTCCAAGCATGTCCCTGACCCGGGGACGGTAGTTGTCTTTATCGTAGAGGGCCGAGACGTCCACCCGTTTCTTCCCCTGGATGATCATGTCCAGCGGGACGGTGGTGTAAATGCCCTGCTGCAGGGCGACCATCCGGCCGGTGTGCCCGAGCGCCACCTGGTCCAGGGCGAGGTTTCCGAAGGAGCTGGCGACCATCCGGTCGAGGGCGTCCGGCGCGCCGGACCGCATAATGTAGCCGAGCTGTTGGTACATGATGTTCACGCCGGTGCGCCGCTTGATTTCATCCGCCGTATAGTGGCCGATCCCGCCCAGCTTCTGATGGCCGTAGGCGTCCTTTTCGCCGCGCTGAACGATGTCGCCGCCGATTTCCGTGGCACCCTCGGAGATGGTCATGATCGCGTAATGCGAGGGGGAGGCGTTGCGGTCGGCGACGAGGAACTGGCCGAGTTTCTCGAGATCGAAGGGGACCTCGGAGATGATCGCCCGGTCCACGTTGGCCAAGTAGGCGGCGAACAAGGAAGTCTCTCCCGAGTTCCGGCCGAACAGTTCGACCACCCCGATGCGCTCGTGGGAACCGACCGAGGTTCGGAAGTTGGTGATCGCGTCCACCGAGCGGGTCACCGCGGTCGAGAAGCCGATGCAGTAATCCGTTCCGAAAACGTCGTTGTCCATCGTTTTGGGAATGGCGACGGCGCGGAAGCCCTCTTGGTGCAGGCGGCTGGCGAAGGAGAGCGTGTCGTCGCCGCCGATCGGGATGATCGCTTCCAGCCCCAGCTTCTCCAGGACGCGCAGGGCGTGCTTGGTGCAATCGACGGTTCCCTTCTCGTTGTTGACCTTGTCCTCAGCCCGCACGTACTCGGGGACGTCGGCCGGTTTGACGTTGGAGGGATTGGTGCGCGAGGTGTGCAGGAACGTGCCGCCGGTGCGGTCGATTTTCCGGACCGTATCCGGGGTCAACGCGAAGGAATACTTTGGGAGGGATTCGGGATCCTCCGGATTGATCCGCAGGACGCTCATCCAACCGCGCGTCAGGCCGACGACTTCGATGTTGTTTTCCCGGGCGCGGTTGACCACCGCCCGGATCGCCACATTCAGGCCGGGAACGTCTCCGCCTCCGGTGAGAATGCCGATTTTAAACTTCGGTGCCATATCCGGACTCCTTTGAAAGATGGAATTTTGGGCGAAAAAAGGCCAAAACCGCAGACATTGTACAGCCGGATGCGGTTTTCTCCAAGGCGCCGGAATCCCCGATGCGTCTTCGGGCAGGGGTGGGATTCCCTCATTCGCACGATGGAAATTGCTATGTATAATAGTGATCGCGGCTCATTCCGCCGGATCGGGGCCGTCGCAGCGTGCGATATGGATGAAGGAATAAAAGCGGTCAAACAGAGACTCAACCAATTCCTGATCACGGAATTCGGCGTCGACAGCGAAGGCGGCACCCGTCCGGGTACCGAGAATTGGCCCTTCACCCTGATGCCGGTCGGAAGGATTTCGTCCGGCCCCGGAGTCCCGGACGTATTCCGGATCGAATTGGAGGAACCGTATTACGTGCTGGATATCGGCGCGCCGCATTGCTATCCGACCGCCGGGATGACGATTTCCGATTTGGAAAAGCAATTTTTGGGCGCCAGCTGGCTTGCCACCCAGGAACCGATCGACCTTTCCACCTCAGCCACCGGATTGCTGGGAGTCCCTTCCATTCCCGAACGCCGTGAGGCGGTAACCTCCATGGTCACAGCCTCTTTCGGGTCCGAGGCGAGTTTCAAGATCCTCGAATGCTTATACCTCCGAAAAAGCTTGAAGTATTTCGCCTTGGTGGAAATGTCGGAGACGAAAAAAGTGTTTTTGATCGGCCCCGACATCCAGCCTCTGGAAATCCAATTCCCGATGGCCTCCGGTTGGAGGCGGTTGGCCAGCGGGGTGGGCCTGTGCATCCGAGACGGCAAAATTATCTCCCGCTGAGGATTTTTCGGATTATCCCTCATCCCTTCCTCCCGTCACTGCGTTTCGAAAAAAGTCCTCCAAGCCCATCCATCAAGACTTAAGGCTTCGAACAAGTACATGGAAGCTCATCTCGGCGAAATTCCGAAAAAGGTGCCCGAGAGAGTATTTCGCCGACCCAATGCCCCGAGCGGCCTGTCCCTAGCGGAGCGAGGGAAAGTGAGAGAAAGCGACAGGCGGGCGGATGAGGTGAAGACTTAGCCGATAGGTTTTCAATTGAAATGGGGGAGTATCTCCGGCTTGATTATTGATGAGGTCATCATTCAATTTTCAGAATATGTTTATGTAAGCTAATGTTTATTATATTACTCAAAAAGGTGTATACTTCTTTATATGAAAATCCAAGATGCGGTAAATGCCTTCTTTACCGAATTCCATTTCCCTAGCGAATCAAAGAACACCAAGCGCACCTATCAAACTGCGCTAAAAAAGTTTTTACACTACGCCAAAGACGCCCGGTTTTTAAATGAAGAAGTCGGGACTTTAGATCCTTCCATAGTCAATCGTTTCGGCGTTTGGATCATCGGCCAAGGTATGACGGAATATACCCAGAATATATATGAAAGTGCACTTCGCCGAGCTGTGAATTATTGGAGAATTAAGGGCTGGATAAACTTCACCAGCGATGATGAAAAAGAAACCAGATTAGCTATGCGAATTCAGTCTAAAAAAAGGCTTTTCGCCGGAAGTTCACGGGTAGGCCGTGTTCCTGAGGATTTTGGCGACCGGATGGCCGCCGTTGCCGATTCGTTGCCGTTTCCGCAGAACCAAAACCGCTTGACTCTCCTGCAAACTCTGCGCTCCAAGGCGCTGATCCATTTTTTGCGCGCAACCGGATTGAGGATTGGAGACGCCTGCCGATTCAGCCGAACCGAGTTTCACGCCGCCCAAGCCCAAGACGGATATTTTACCTTTCAGATGCAGAAGACGGGCTCGCTGGCGCATTGTTACCTGGGCGCGGAAGCCGCCGCGGCCATCCTGCAGTACCTCAACGCGCGCTCCGATGCCTCACCCTGGGTGTTCATTCAACATGGGCGGACCGGCAAGCCGCGCAGCGGCACCAGCCAATTCTTCCGGACCGCGGTCAAGGGATACGGCGCCAAGATCTCGACCAAAACCGCCTGGGAAATCGTCCGCCGGATCGGGCGGCAGGCCTACGGCCAAAAAACCACCCAATTCATCTCCCCGCACGCTTTCCGCCACTGGCACGCCCAATCGCTTATCCGCGCCGGCGCCCAACTGGAAGACGTACAATCCGTCCTCGGACACTCGACGCCCGTGATCACCAAGCAGATTTACGCTCCCGAGCCGAACCTGAGCCGGATTTCGGATGCCGAGCGGTTAATCCAGGATAAGCCTGATCCGCGGAGCCCCCCCGATCTGGAAAAGAAAACCGGTCCGAAAAAAAACAATGCTACATAGAGAAAAGACACGAAGCTCGCCAAGAATGGAAAACCCTTGCGTCCTTCGTGCCTTTTTGGTGAGGGTTTTAAGAAACTCAGGGTGGCTGACGGGGATTGAACCCGCAACACCTGGATCCACAGTCCAGCGCTCTGCCGATTGAGCTACAGCCACCGCGAAGCGCGCGGAATTCTATCATCCGCTTCCGGTTCCGGCAAGCCGCCGGCGGATTTCCTGTTCGAGTTCGGCCGCGCTCACCGTTACCTGCTCGCGCTTCGTCAAATCCTTGAGCGTCGCCCGACCGGCGCCGACTTCCTCCGGACCCGCGATGACCGCCAGCGGAATGCCCAGCATATCCGCAT is a window of Anaerolineales bacterium DNA encoding:
- a CDS encoding amino acid permease, coding for MLSVILLAAFIIIAFRISPRECQEDAKVHGAGQIGLLAAVALFGVDYFTSYYYATGEMMRALHPYGLQPYAYIAVIVIAFANIVFGLLYMYSLGIFNEGGGSYTASMRYLLPTLSLIVAVVLIQDYIFTIVVSSLSGVDQLLSVLQAKGIDWIWHFLIGAGLVTTTWYLTIRGRGESARVTFVLLGVFGFLTITMFAGLLLADIRGVPPVSVTENPEPVSLLQAMYHMLTASMKGLVALTGLEAMSNGIQFVMDKDAGIVVWGKKHLPRFKSLWNFYSGKSGVGRFVQTSFLFYGGITTLLLTFFSIRFNVFDDTFGRTLVGNLAFIGFGQIPGFNILDGSFLFWIYQLLAVALLASASMTAFQDLQATAWRDVAIGEIPEIVVHRNPAGTFTRSVTAGYVAALIIMFLVRAEQTLAVPYYGIGVFMPIMVMGFAVRQHILRTYTGRKRFWGALAAGFSGILSALVFIGQIVGKWSEGGWVVLISFSLLILAAHAILISPAGLRAPDRIHRIVREKARVQGSMASIVEWQSLRMQEYRYQILIGISRFFEIFGVRRPMRFEPPAPAGEYDEAVHVDHPEAPSLLQQYLNNKPPSELQVGGRPKETAEPDENDT
- a CDS encoding class I fructose-bisphosphate aldolase, with the protein product MNRIDEMLSWYASENPGVRTNLYRILCHGKLSGTGRILMLPADQGFEHGPGRSFSNNPAAYDPRYHIELAIEAGCNAYVAPLGFLEAVAADYAGQIPFILKLNGRDQLHRDADPMLAQIAVVEDALRLGCAGVGFGIYPGTNNRRILYEQMREVVREAKRVGLPVICWSYPRGANIPKEAETAADITTYAAHLGAQMGAHILYLKLPTERIEHEDTRILYEKHGVKLGTLEDRIRHVMQGAFQSRRIVLFSGGPRGDADIILKEASAIRNAGAAGQMIGRNAFQRSRESALDLFEKLIRVYKGEG
- a CDS encoding ATP-dependent 6-phosphofructokinase — protein: MAPKFKIGILTGGGDVPGLNVAIRAVVNRARENNIEVVGLTRGWMSVLRINPEDPESLPKYSFALTPDTVRKIDRTGGTFLHTSRTNPSNVKPADVPEYVRAEDKVNNEKGTVDCTKHALRVLEKLGLEAIIPIGGDDTLSFASRLHQEGFRAVAIPKTMDNDVFGTDYCIGFSTAVTRSVDAITNFRTSVGSHERIGVVELFGRNSGETSLFAAYLANVDRAIISEVPFDLEKLGQFLVADRNASPSHYAIMTISEGATEIGGDIVQRGEKDAYGHQKLGGIGHYTADEIKRRTGVNIMYQQLGYIMRSGAPDALDRMVASSFGNLALDQVALGHTGRMVALQQGIYTTVPLDMIIQGKKRVDVSALYDKDNYRPRVRDMLGKPMFLY
- a CDS encoding site-specific integrase, whose product is MKIQDAVNAFFTEFHFPSESKNTKRTYQTALKKFLHYAKDARFLNEEVGTLDPSIVNRFGVWIIGQGMTEYTQNIYESALRRAVNYWRIKGWINFTSDDEKETRLAMRIQSKKRLFAGSSRVGRVPEDFGDRMAAVADSLPFPQNQNRLTLLQTLRSKALIHFLRATGLRIGDACRFSRTEFHAAQAQDGYFTFQMQKTGSLAHCYLGAEAAAAILQYLNARSDASPWVFIQHGRTGKPRSGTSQFFRTAVKGYGAKISTKTAWEIVRRIGRQAYGQKTTQFISPHAFRHWHAQSLIRAGAQLEDVQSVLGHSTPVITKQIYAPEPNLSRISDAERLIQDKPDPRSPPDLEKKTGPKKNNAT